In the genome of Candidatus Cloacimonadota bacterium, the window AAGGGATAACCTTATCAAGCTCTTTTAACATATCCTTCATCACAGAAGGATCTGCACCTTCATTTATGGTAACGGCTGCAGTGGTGTGAGGAACAAATATATGGATGCTGCCATCTGCAATACCGGAGTCATCAACAATTTCTTGAACTTTCAGTGTGATATTTAACATATCATACTGTGCACGTGTTTGCACTGATATCGTTTTCATATATGATCCTTTCTGAATAAAAAATTCATAGTCAAAAATGAATGTCAACCAAAAATATTTGACAATTTGTATATACTCTTGCTATATGGCATAGCTTAAAAAAGCATGAGAATAAATAAAAAAATAGACCGAATAATCTAGGAGGTAGCATGAAGAAGTTACTCTTCGGTTTGCTCATAGTAGCATTTGTTATTGGTGCCATTGGCTGCGGCGGTGGCGAAAAAACTGTGAAAGAATCAAACATTCCGGGTTGGTTCCTTAATCCTCCACAGGATCCGGATTACATTTTTGGTGTAAACTCAGCCACATCAACCCAGATGCAACTTGCCCTTGATAAGGCAAAAGCAGGAGCACGTGCAGACATTGCACAGCAGCTTGAAACAAAAGTGTCAGTTCTTGTAAAGAGTTTCCAGGAAGAAGTCGGCAGCGGCGAAGATGCAGAATTGAATGCATTCTACAGTCAGACCATGAAGAACATCGCCAATCAGACACTCCAGGGAAGCAGAGTCCGCGAACAAAAAGTTGTTCCCGAAAGCGGTGGTATGTTCAGAGCATATATACTTATGGAACTTCCACTTGTTGAGTTCAACCAGAATGTCGTAAAGAAAGTTAAAAATATGCAGCTTTATGACAGATTCCGCGCTTCACAGGCTTTCGAAGATCTTGAAACACAGATTGAAGATTACCAGCAAGAGCAGAACCAATAATTTTGTAACAACTCGAGAAACCCTGGGAATTATCCCGGGGTTTTCTCTTTTATTATGAAAAAAACAATTATTCTTATATTCGCAGTACTATTGATACTTTCTTGTGCATCCACACAAAAGACCGTAAAACCTCCAAAAATAATTAAGTATCCACAATGGTTTATTACTCCTCACAATGCAGTTATTGGATATGGACCAATCTACTTTACAGAGGAATCAAGCGCTAAAGCCGCTACTCAAAAAGCGACAGACAATTATATAAAATTCTCTCATTGTCTGGTGCTTGGTACTCAAACATACATTCAGTCGGTCAAGGGTCTTGATCTTGTGTATGATTCTCTGTTTATTCATATCGAAGCTTCTCCTGCAGAAGAAGGATTTCTGGAAAAACAATTTGCACATGCAGACACCTTTGCTACCGATAATATGATCATCGTAATACACTCCAATACCTCCCTTTCTGGAATGAAGGATATCATTCAGTTCCCCGACGAGTGTGTGTGGGTCACTACTCCACCGCAAGATAAAGAGTTTCTCTATGCTGTTGGTTCCTGCAATAGTATTTATAGCGAACATAAAGCCTGGGAAAGTGCTGAGAATAATGCCATACTCAATCTTGCCAGGAAGATATCGCTTAATAATGCAGTTGAAACACTAGTCAATGATGAGATACTCATGAGTAAATTCGACGAAAATGTGAACGTTGAATTAAGAGATATCGAAGTCGTTGAGCGCTGGAAGGATCCAAGGACAAATTCATATTGCGTACTTATTCGTATGTAGTTCATTGCAAACAAAACAAGTTAATTAATACAATCAGGGGGTACCATGAAGAATAAACTCTTCGCGTTTATATTACTAATACTGTATTTAGTTTTCATACACGCCCAATTATTTTCTCAAGTTCTCACGGAACGTTTTGATTGGAATACTCTTCACTGGCCAACCCAAGATGACGAATACGCAAAAATTGAATTTAAGGATGGCTTTTATACTATTGAACACAAAATTGATGAATCTGGCTACACAATATATCTTCCTATAGAAATCGATTACTATAGAGACCTTACTATTGAAACTGTTATTGAACACATTTCGGGTAGAGATGATGCCGGATATGGACTTTTATGGGATATGGTTGATAGAAATAATTACTATGCATTTGATATTTCGGCAAATGGTTATTACAGAATCGCCAAATGTATTAATAATGTATGGACCGACCTCACCCCATGGACACAATGCGATCATATCAAAACCGGAAATTTATTCAATACTTTACTTATTAGAAAACATGGAAATGAATACTATTTTGTCATCAACAATAAAATTATAGACATGCATGAACTAGAGCTGTTGGGAGGTGAAGAAGTTGGATTTTCTGTCTACCTCAAACAGAAAGTAAGTATTGATAAATTAGATATACTATATGTTGATCCCGATTGGATCATTGAAAGTCTGGAAAAATTCAAAGAGCTAAACAAGCCTAATGCTACTGAAGATTTCTTGAACGCTCTTGAGGAGTTGGGGTTCTAATACGAATATAAACAACAACAATACAATGATATAAGGGAGAAACAATGAAAAAAAGTGCTTGTATTTGGGTGTTAATCTTCTTTTTCTTTAATTTCTTGTATCCAGATTTAGCAAGTGCGGAGGCTATATTTATTGAGGATTTTCTTACAAATAATAATAACTGGCCTATCGAAGAGGATGAGTATGCCAAAACTTCAATAGTCAACGGCACTTTCATTTTTGAATACAAAATGGATGAAAGCGGATATCATGTGTTTTATCCTGTAGAGATAGATAGAGGAAGAGATTTTGAAATTGCTATAACTCTCTATCAAATCAGTGGACACGACGATCGCGGATACGGATTAATCTGGGATATAGTTGATGACTCAAACTATTATTCTTTTGAAATTTCGGATAATGGTTATTATCGTGTAGGTAAAGCAGTTGCTGGTGAATGGATTGATGTTATTGGATGGACAGAAAGCGAATACATCAACACCTTTGGCGGAAAGAACACGCTTGCCGTCGCGAAGTTGGGTGACACATATATGTTTTTTATCAATAAAAATTATGTAAACCTGACAGACGTTCAACCACTTTGGGGGGATTATCTTGGCTTTGATATTTGGCTTAAACAGAAAATAGCTATCGAATCCCTTGAAGTGAGTTACATAGAGGAAATGGATGTCATTCTTGATGAGGATTTCTCAGACAATTCCCTATTGTGGTTTGAAGGAAATGATAATGAGATGTATGCTGAGGTCAAGAATGGCTATTACTATTTCCAGCACAAAGAAGAGGATGGAAGTTACTTTGTATGGAACCATGTGAATCTCATCCCTGAGAACGATTTTGAGATTACTACAACAATAACTCATACCAGCGGTGTTATTGATTACGGGTACGGACTTGTGTGGGGAATGTCAGACCTTGAAAACCTGTATACCTTTAATATCTCGGATAACGGTAACTACCGCTACGGAAAGTATGTAAATGACGAATGGGAGATCTTAATCGGTTGGACTGAATCTGATCTTCTTCGATCATATAATGGAACCAATACCCTCACCGTTGAAAAGAATTACGATACATATAACTTTTATATTAATAATGAATGGGTAGATTCCTACCCCTTTGAACAGCTCTTTGGAAATGGTATCGGATATGTGATCTATAAAGCTCAAACCATCATGATCGATGATCTTATTATAAAGCAGGACATGAATGAAACAAGCTCGATCATCGACCAGGCGGTAGCTTTGCTTGAGAATATTTCAATTCGATATCCTGAATATGATGAGACATATACAACACTTGCTGACTTGTACTGGGAAGATGCGGAAAATGCCTTTGACATTGATAATGTTGCCCGATCTATGCTCTACCTCCAATCCGCGAAAGCGGAGATACTGAGTGATAATCCCAGACTCAACGAGCTTGCAGATGTACTGTCTGATGCAGGATATTTTTTGAATACAGCTGAGGGTTCTTATTTTGAGAGAATGGATTATTACGAGCAGGCATTCCAATATTTTAATATCGTTACCCAGATCGATGAAACGCTTGGAAATCAAACCCATCTCCCAACTGATTATATAAATCTTGGAGCTGCATCTAATAACCTGGGAAATTACGATCAGGCAATTGATTATTATACCAAAGCGCTTAATCTTGCAAAAGAGGTGAAATCTGCGCATGAAATTTTTGCTGCGTATGATAACCTGGGGCTTACAAGTAAAAATGATGAAAAATATCATATTGCGATAGATTACTATTCACTGGGCATTCAATATGCTCGCAAGCTGGATGATAAAACCGAAGAAGAGTTCTTTAACTATATGATCGCCCAGGTTTATGATCTTGATCTCGAGGATTGGGAAAAGGCGATTGATTACTATAAAGAAGCATCAGAAATTGCGCGAGAGCGAGGTGCAATGATCGAATTACAGGAATACCTCTATTGTATTGGAGATTGCTATTACGCTCTGTATAAGGATGATATCGCAGATTCGTACTATGAGCAGGCAGATGCAATCATTATTAATGAGTAAACATTATATTGTAATTAGTGCAAATCCACGAACTATAAAAATACCTATCCCTCTTTGCAAACCCTGTTCCTGCCATTCTCTTTTGCATAATAAAGCAATTTATCAACGCGAGAGATCACTTCTTTAGGTGTTGTACTAAACGTATTAACTTCTATAACACCTGCACTAAACGTGACAGGAACCGGTTTTCCTTTGTAAAGGAACTCATGTTCCTCGCAGATCTGCCGAAGTCTCTCTGTTACTGCAGATGCTTTTTCAACATCCGACTGAGGAAGAATTATGATAAATTCCTCTCCACCAAAGCGGCATGGAATATCAACATTTTGACGTATTGTATTGCGGATGAGTTGAGCCAATTCCTGTAAAACCTGATCTCCGAATAAATGCCCATACGTATCATTAACACGCTTGAAATGATCAATATCCAGCATCGCAACTGCGAACCTTCCACCATATCTCTTTATCCTGCCAATTTCATGCTCAATATGAAGATTCATCTGTCTGCGTATATAAAGCCCGGTAAGAGAGTCGAACATTGCAAGTCGACTGGATTGTATATATTCAAGGGAAACTGCAATAAGCGTTGTCAGAATAATTAGAGAGCGTAGTTCGATATCATCAAAACTTGTATGGCTTTTTACATGCAGAACAAGAATACCGATCGGGTTATTTCCTGAGCCGATCAGGGGAAGATAGATGATGCTGCGATCTGCAGTTTTTACGATCTCCGGACGCCTGAGTGCAAGCATGTTTTCAAAATTTGTTTCATTGATCGGAATTCCTGCTTTTGGCTGAGAAATGAAGCCGTTTTCCAGCTGCCCGAGTAAAATGATATTACCGGGATTCTCATCATCAAGCGAGAAAAATTCCACCTTATTGCTATGCCCAAAATCAGAAAGGATATCCACAGCATTCTCCACGAGTTGATCAAGGTTCTTCTCGGACGCGAGTAAACGTGTCGCATAACTCAAGGTTTGAAAAATAATATCAGTATCAGTGAATGATGTGTTCTGCATTTTTTATCCGTTCAAGTTTGATGTAAAAGTAAAGGTTGCAAAAAGCGGTCAATGTTTTTTGCGGATTACACGAGAGAGATTTATTGCAATAAGATATGCAATGCCGCAAATAATGATGATCGTAGCACCGGTCGGGATGTTTGCAGAAAAGGATAGTGCAATACCAGCCAGAGTAAAAACAAGTCCCAACCCGATTGCAGAAAAGATCATGCCGTGTAATGTGCGGGTAAAGAGACCTGCAATTGCTGCCGGGAGACTGAGTAACGCAATAACCAGAATGATACCGACGATCTGGATGAGCACGACAATGGTAAGAGCAATAATGCACAGAAGCAGAATATACAGAAAATCAACTGGCAAACCTCTTAACCTCGCTTGTTCCTCATCATACGTAATTGCAACAAATTGTCGGTAGAATATTATTACAATAAGAATGATGAACACATTCAATCCGGCAAGTATGAAAAGATTTGTCGAAGAAACCATGAGGATATTCCCGAACAGGTAGGATAAAAGATCTGCGCTGTAGCCGGGCGTGAGATACATGAAGATCACACCAATTGCCATGCCCATTGCCCAGAGCGCGCTGATGACTGTATTTTCATGCTGATGCGCTTTCAGCTTCACAAGCCCGATCGTAATTGCGGCAAGAATTGCAACGACAAATGCACCAATAATTGGGGGCATGCTGAGATAGAATGCAATACCGACTCCTCCAAGAACTGCGTGTGCGATTCCTCCGCTGATGAAGGTTATCTTTTTTACCACAACGAAAGTGCCGGTAATTCCGCAAACAATGCTCGCGAGAGTGGCAGCAATAACTGCGTTTTGCAGAAATGTATAGGTTGCGATGCTTGTGAACAAATTATCCATAACTAAAGATTGCAATGGTGCTGCAGAAATTTACTGCTTTCACTGTATATATCAAACAGCGATTTGCCTGTCAGCTCTTGGACAGAATGCATCGAAGCGAAACGGTTCAAGCAACAAATTTTATTAACATAGGTTGAGACAAAGCCAACATCATGAGTAATCAGGAGAATTGTTGTGGAGGCATTGAGTATTTTGAGGATGTCATAAATATCTTTCTCCATCGAGACATCAACACTTGCAGTGGGTTCGTCAAGCAAAAGAATTTTTGGATCGTTGATCAGCGCTCGTGCGATCAGGGCTCGCTGTTTTTGACCGCCAGAGAGTTCATGAAAATTCCTGTTTGCAAAATCCTGGATTTCAAGCTTCTCTAAAAGAGAAAAAGCTTTTTCCGCAATATCTTTTTTATATGATGGAAATAATGAGTTTGCAGAGAGCGTGTTCATCTTCACAATATCGATCACATGGATGGGGTAGTCCATATCAAACGTGCTGTATTGCGGAACATAACCAAGAAATTTTCTGGCTTTTATAGGATTCGTTCCTAAAATTGATATCCTGCCTTTAGTTGGTTTAAGAAATCCGAGCAGAAGTTTTATTAGTGTTGTTTTTCCTGCTCCATTCGGTCCGAGGATGGCAACAAAATCTTTGCTGTCGATCTCGATCGTAATATCCTGGAGAACAGGTTCTCCATTATAGGAAAAATCCAGATCGTTAAGTGTAATAACCGGTCGAGTGTGTTCAGTCTTCATCGAGTGCTTCCTGAAAGGTGTCTGCTATGGTTTTCATGTTTTCAAGATAATTTTCGGCAAGCGGATCGATGCTCACGACCTTTCCATCAATTGCTTGTGCGACGGTTTCTGCTGCAGTGGTGCTGAACTGCTTCTGCACAAAAACGATACGAATATTTTTTTTCAGTGCATATGATATGATCTCTGCGAGTTCTTTTGGGGCAGGTGATTTTCCTTCAATCTGAATAGGGATCTGCATCAATCTGAATTCATCTGCAAGATAGCCCCAGGAGGGATGAAACACAAGAAATGCGCGATGCGTAAGGTTCGAGAGACGATCTCTAAAATACTGCTGAAGTGCCGCCAGGTCATCAAGAAAGGATTGCAGGTTTGCCTGATAATAAGTAGTATTGTCAGCATCATATTCCTGAAGAGTTTCGCAAATTGTCATTGCCTGTCTCTTCACTAATTCAGGACTCAACCATATATGCGGATCGAGCTGGTGTGAGTGATCGTGTGGGGTATGTTTTTCTGCATGATACTCATGAGACATTTTATCCTGAAGGGTAGCAAACGAATCCATCGGACGAAGTGATATACCTTTCCTCGTATCGATGATCGTCATGTCAGGATTGAGATGTTCCAGCTTGTTCATCCAAGTTTCTTCAAAAGGAACGCCGATACGAAAGTACAGATCGGCATCAGAAATTTCCTTCATTTGTGAAGGAGTCGGCTCGTATGTTGCAGGGCTGTGTCCTGGCAAAACCATAACATGTACATCTGCCTTATCCCCAGCGATGCGTTCAACAAAATATTTCTGCGGAAGCACGCTGACAAAGATGTCGAGAGCATCATTTTTGCTGACAGATTTCGTGCATGAGATTATTATGATCATAAGCAAGCCCAGGATGATACTCTTTTTCATGATTCTTTGCAATCCCTGCACAGTCCCTCGATCTGGAGGATATGGCTCTCTGCTTTTGATTTGAGCTGGTCTTCAACAAGTTGCTTGATCGCATCGAAATTGCAGTATTCCACGCAGGATACCTTATGGCACTTTCTGCAGATGAAGTGGTGATGATCGTGCTGCGAAGAGCATAAGAAATAGTAAAGTTGGTTATCCTCTTTTTGGATCGATGATGCAATGCCGATTTCCTGGAATTGCTGGAGTATTCGATACACGGTCGGCAGTCCGACCTTATTGAATTTCTCTTTAAGGAGATCGCGTAGTTCGAGGGGAGAGAAGTATGAATTGCTTTGCTGCATGATCCGGAGGATTTCCAGACGCTTCGGTGTTTTCTTTAGTTTTTTCTGTTTGAGTATCTCAAGATATTTTTCCATTATGATATCCTATTGCCGTAAACGAAAATGATTTTTGTTTATCAATATGTCAATAAATTTGGTGTGCTTGACAGTAAAATATTTCAGAATTGAAAAATTGTAAGAATTGGAGTATGTATGAAACCAAGATTGATAGTACATGGTGGTGCATGGAGTATTCCTGACGAACAGGATTATGCTCATGTTAAAGGTGTGAAAGCAGGAGTTGAAGAAGTATATCCGCTTCTGCTGAATGGACTCTCTGCAGTCGATGCAGTTGAAACAGCAGTTCGTATTCTTGAAGATGATCAGATCTTCGATGCCGGAAGAGGTGCTGTACTGAACAAAGATGGAGAGA includes:
- a CDS encoding LPP20 family lipoprotein; translated protein: MKKTIILIFAVLLILSCASTQKTVKPPKIIKYPQWFITPHNAVIGYGPIYFTEESSAKAATQKATDNYIKFSHCLVLGTQTYIQSVKGLDLVYDSLFIHIEASPAEEGFLEKQFAHADTFATDNMIIVIHSNTSLSGMKDIIQFPDECVWVTTPPQDKEFLYAVGSCNSIYSEHKAWESAENNAILNLARKISLNNAVETLVNDEILMSKFDENVNVELRDIEVVERWKDPRTNSYCVLIRM
- a CDS encoding zinc ABC transporter substrate-binding protein; protein product: MKKSIILGLLMIIIISCTKSVSKNDALDIFVSVLPQKYFVERIAGDKADVHVMVLPGHSPATYEPTPSQMKEISDADLYFRIGVPFEETWMNKLEHLNPDMTIIDTRKGISLRPMDSFATLQDKMSHEYHAEKHTPHDHSHQLDPHIWLSPELVKRQAMTICETLQEYDADNTTYYQANLQSFLDDLAALQQYFRDRLSNLTHRAFLVFHPSWGYLADEFRLMQIPIQIEGKSPAPKELAEIISYALKKNIRIVFVQKQFSTTAAETVAQAIDGKVVSIDPLAENYLENMKTIADTFQEALDED
- a CDS encoding LPP20 family lipoprotein, with amino-acid sequence MKKLLFGLLIVAFVIGAIGCGGGEKTVKESNIPGWFLNPPQDPDYIFGVNSATSTQMQLALDKAKAGARADIAQQLETKVSVLVKSFQEEVGSGEDAELNAFYSQTMKNIANQTLQGSRVREQKVVPESGGMFRAYILMELPLVEFNQNVVKKVKNMQLYDRFRASQAFEDLETQIEDYQQEQNQ
- a CDS encoding tetratricopeptide repeat protein — protein: MKKSACIWVLIFFFFNFLYPDLASAEAIFIEDFLTNNNNWPIEEDEYAKTSIVNGTFIFEYKMDESGYHVFYPVEIDRGRDFEIAITLYQISGHDDRGYGLIWDIVDDSNYYSFEISDNGYYRVGKAVAGEWIDVIGWTESEYINTFGGKNTLAVAKLGDTYMFFINKNYVNLTDVQPLWGDYLGFDIWLKQKIAIESLEVSYIEEMDVILDEDFSDNSLLWFEGNDNEMYAEVKNGYYYFQHKEEDGSYFVWNHVNLIPENDFEITTTITHTSGVIDYGYGLVWGMSDLENLYTFNISDNGNYRYGKYVNDEWEILIGWTESDLLRSYNGTNTLTVEKNYDTYNFYINNEWVDSYPFEQLFGNGIGYVIYKAQTIMIDDLIIKQDMNETSSIIDQAVALLENISIRYPEYDETYTTLADLYWEDAENAFDIDNVARSMLYLQSAKAEILSDNPRLNELADVLSDAGYFLNTAEGSYFERMDYYEQAFQYFNIVTQIDETLGNQTHLPTDYINLGAASNNLGNYDQAIDYYTKALNLAKEVKSAHEIFAAYDNLGLTSKNDEKYHIAIDYYSLGIQYARKLDDKTEEEFFNYMIAQVYDLDLEDWEKAIDYYKEASEIARERGAMIELQEYLYCIGDCYYALYKDDIADSYYEQADAIIINE
- a CDS encoding GGDEF domain-containing protein — translated: MQNTSFTDTDIIFQTLSYATRLLASEKNLDQLVENAVDILSDFGHSNKVEFFSLDDENPGNIILLGQLENGFISQPKAGIPINETNFENMLALRRPEIVKTADRSIIYLPLIGSGNNPIGILVLHVKSHTSFDDIELRSLIILTTLIAVSLEYIQSSRLAMFDSLTGLYIRRQMNLHIEHEIGRIKRYGGRFAVAMLDIDHFKRVNDTYGHLFGDQVLQELAQLIRNTIRQNVDIPCRFGGEEFIIILPQSDVEKASAVTERLRQICEEHEFLYKGKPVPVTFSAGVIEVNTFSTTPKEVISRVDKLLYYAKENGRNRVCKEG
- a CDS encoding YjbQ family protein, whose amino-acid sequence is MKTISVQTRAQYDMLNITLKVQEIVDDSGIADGSIHIFVPHTTAAVTINEGADPSVMKDMLKELDKVIPLRDNYQHREGNSAAHIKSTLVGASEIVMIENGSLVLGTWQAIFFCEFDGPRHRKVFVKI
- a CDS encoding metal ABC transporter permease, giving the protein MDNLFTSIATYTFLQNAVIAATLASIVCGITGTFVVVKKITFISGGIAHAVLGGVGIAFYLSMPPIIGAFVVAILAAITIGLVKLKAHQHENTVISALWAMGMAIGVIFMYLTPGYSADLLSYLFGNILMVSSTNLFILAGLNVFIILIVIIFYRQFVAITYDEEQARLRGLPVDFLYILLLCIIALTIVVLIQIVGIILVIALLSLPAAIAGLFTRTLHGMIFSAIGLGLVFTLAGIALSFSANIPTGATIIIICGIAYLIAINLSRVIRKKH
- a CDS encoding ABC transporter ATP-binding protein produces the protein MKTEHTRPVITLNDLDFSYNGEPVLQDITIEIDSKDFVAILGPNGAGKTTLIKLLLGFLKPTKGRISILGTNPIKARKFLGYVPQYSTFDMDYPIHVIDIVKMNTLSANSLFPSYKKDIAEKAFSLLEKLEIQDFANRNFHELSGGQKQRALIARALINDPKILLLDEPTASVDVSMEKDIYDILKILNASTTILLITHDVGFVSTYVNKICCLNRFASMHSVQELTGKSLFDIYSESSKFLQHHCNL
- a CDS encoding transcriptional repressor — encoded protein: MEKYLEILKQKKLKKTPKRLEILRIMQQSNSYFSPLELRDLLKEKFNKVGLPTVYRILQQFQEIGIASSIQKEDNQLYYFLCSSQHDHHHFICRKCHKVSCVEYCNFDAIKQLVEDQLKSKAESHILQIEGLCRDCKES